In Necator americanus strain Aroian chromosome IV, whole genome shotgun sequence, the following proteins share a genomic window:
- a CDS encoding hypothetical protein (NECATOR_CHRIV.G14100.T2): MISPSKSELARLFPTEVTSTASAVLSTSVTDAGLSFLADHSLLLIAFVFLIVISVALLAVLIQYHCRERSSTPAPTPAQWTTCSTG, from the exons ATGATCTCGCCCTCCAAGAGTGAACTAGCAAGGCTTTTTCCGACTGAG GTTACAAGCACGGCATCGGCCGTTCTTTCGACATCCGTCACGGATGCTGGTCTTTCATTTCTAGCCGATCATTCACTTCTACTAATCGCTTTCGTTTTT TTGATTGTGATCTCAGTGGCGTTGTTGGCTGTCCTCATACAATATCACTGTCGTGAAAGATCGTCAACGCCAGCTCCTACTCCCGCACAATGGACAACTTGTAGTACAGGTTag